One Saccharopolyspora erythraea NRRL 2338 genomic region harbors:
- a CDS encoding glycosyltransferase family 87 protein has translation MAGLVALCLLTAATMFLGYANKLRCTGPEFNEWGRSEPAYQERSYGEVCYSDIQNLWIGRDIDRHTFPYVHGGIDEDGSLYGGVVEYPVLSGLVIWLGALFVETDAGFLAASALLMAPFGLAVAWWLGRLSGWRALLWALGPPLVLYAFHNWDLPAVACSVAAVFVVHRWTSVPLRRRALLGAVLLGVGFAFKIYPGLFVIPLALHVLTSGSRRFDVKGALQVVGVAAVTVLVANLPFALAGFRGWLASFQFQSDRRIDLSTNSIWYWGFRAYTGSDEFQAVMGVVSPVLMLLSFALACRLGWRRYVRTGRYPWIQVSAAMLCGFLLLHKVHSPQYTLWLLPFFVLVSVRWEWIAAYLLADAAMGISIFRWLYLSMEGEPSGIHDGFTAQALMIGVWGRAALLVGLFAAFLAARSPVDDDERAEVRELRTA, from the coding sequence ATGGCCGGCCTGGTCGCGTTGTGCCTGCTCACGGCCGCGACCATGTTCCTCGGGTACGCCAACAAGTTGCGCTGCACGGGGCCGGAGTTCAACGAGTGGGGCCGGTCGGAGCCCGCCTACCAGGAACGCTCCTACGGCGAGGTCTGCTACTCCGACATCCAGAACCTCTGGATCGGGCGGGACATCGACCGGCACACCTTCCCCTACGTCCACGGCGGCATCGACGAGGACGGTTCGCTCTACGGCGGTGTCGTCGAGTACCCGGTGCTGTCGGGCCTGGTGATCTGGCTCGGCGCGCTGTTCGTGGAGACCGACGCCGGGTTCCTGGCGGCGTCCGCGCTGCTCATGGCGCCTTTCGGGCTGGCCGTCGCGTGGTGGCTGGGCCGGTTGAGCGGCTGGCGGGCGCTGCTGTGGGCGTTGGGCCCGCCGCTGGTGCTCTACGCCTTCCACAACTGGGACCTGCCCGCGGTGGCCTGTTCGGTGGCCGCGGTGTTCGTGGTGCACCGGTGGACGTCGGTGCCGTTGCGCAGGCGGGCGCTGCTCGGTGCCGTGCTGCTCGGGGTGGGGTTCGCCTTCAAGATCTACCCGGGCCTGTTCGTGATCCCGCTGGCGCTGCACGTGCTCACCAGCGGTTCCCGGCGGTTCGACGTCAAGGGCGCGTTGCAGGTCGTGGGGGTCGCGGCGGTCACCGTCCTCGTCGCGAACCTGCCGTTCGCGCTGGCCGGGTTCCGGGGCTGGCTGGCGTCGTTCCAGTTCCAGTCCGACCGCCGGATCGACCTGAGCACCAACTCGATCTGGTACTGGGGCTTCCGCGCCTACACCGGCAGCGACGAGTTCCAGGCGGTCATGGGCGTGGTGTCGCCCGTGCTGATGCTGCTGTCGTTCGCGCTGGCGTGCCGGCTCGGCTGGCGCAGGTACGTCCGCACCGGCCGCTACCCCTGGATCCAGGTGTCGGCGGCGATGCTCTGCGGGTTCCTGCTGCTGCACAAGGTGCACTCGCCGCAGTACACGCTGTGGCTGCTGCCGTTCTTCGTGCTGGTGTCGGTGCGGTGGGAGTGGATCGCGGCGTACCTGCTGGCGGACGCGGCGATGGGCATCAGCATCTTCCGCTGGCTGTACCTGTCGATGGAGGGCGAGCCCAGCGGCATCCACGACGGCTTCACCGCGCAGGCGCTGATGATCGGCGTCTGGGGCCGCGCCGCGCTGCTGGTCGGGCTGTTCGCGGCGTTCCTGGCGGCGCGCAGCCCGGTCGACGACGACGAACGCGCCGAGGTCCGAGAGCTGCGGACGGCCTGA
- a CDS encoding glycosyltransferase family 87 protein has translation MSTSPEKASTETSEPVSAAVDGDSLGPADRVAPTWTESVALRLSRPFGGPLGRHAQVGRQWFWTPLRVVLLLATLTLAAGFLFKAPCLQTYDTKNGQQLDWRNSRQYTAMCYTDIIPRYGMGDLAPDGVFPYKTAWLERAGTPQEKVRYMEYPVLTGLFQWVNAKIADGWSTLASMGWLPAMMITVLYFNVSVFWLTAAWLTTVWALVMLCRRRVWDAALAAVSPLAFVHVFTNFDALATAFGTAGLLAWSRRRPVLAGVLIGLGGAAKLYPLFFLGPLLVLCLRSGRLREGMHTLLAAAVSWLAVNLPILLLYPTGWREFFRLNAERPADPDSLYNALSYFTGWPGFDGPLASGQAPVVLNLVSGALFVLACAGIAWLALAAPVRPRLAQLCFLVVAVFLLTNKVWSPQYSLWLVPLAVLAIPRWRLLLSWMLVDALVWAPRMYYYLGTGNKGLPEGWFLGAVVLRDAVVVALCVLVVREILDPARDRVRTTLALRGNRTAPVADDPCGGFLDGARDRFTLPGLRHRGGADRVPAGQPS, from the coding sequence GTGTCCACCTCGCCCGAGAAAGCCAGCACCGAGACGTCCGAGCCCGTGAGCGCGGCTGTGGACGGCGACTCGCTCGGTCCGGCGGACCGGGTGGCCCCGACCTGGACCGAGTCGGTGGCCCTGCGCCTGAGCAGGCCGTTCGGCGGGCCCCTCGGCAGGCACGCCCAGGTCGGCAGGCAGTGGTTCTGGACACCGCTGCGGGTGGTGCTGCTGCTCGCGACGCTCACCCTCGCCGCGGGCTTCCTGTTCAAGGCGCCGTGCCTGCAGACCTACGACACCAAGAACGGCCAGCAGCTCGACTGGCGCAACAGCCGCCAGTACACGGCGATGTGCTACACCGACATCATCCCGCGCTACGGCATGGGCGACCTCGCGCCGGACGGCGTCTTCCCGTACAAGACGGCGTGGCTGGAGAGGGCGGGCACCCCGCAGGAGAAGGTCCGGTACATGGAGTACCCGGTGCTCACCGGGCTGTTCCAGTGGGTCAACGCCAAGATTGCGGACGGCTGGTCGACGCTGGCGAGCATGGGCTGGCTGCCGGCCATGATGATCACCGTCCTGTACTTCAACGTCAGCGTCTTCTGGCTGACGGCGGCGTGGCTGACGACGGTGTGGGCGCTGGTGATGCTGTGCCGCAGACGGGTGTGGGACGCCGCGCTGGCCGCGGTCAGCCCGCTGGCGTTCGTGCACGTCTTCACCAACTTCGACGCACTGGCCACCGCGTTCGGCACCGCCGGGCTGCTGGCGTGGTCGCGGCGCAGACCGGTGCTCGCGGGCGTGCTGATCGGCCTGGGCGGTGCGGCGAAGCTCTACCCGCTGTTCTTCCTCGGACCGCTGCTGGTGCTGTGCCTGCGTTCCGGCCGGCTGCGCGAGGGGATGCACACGCTGCTGGCGGCGGCGGTGAGCTGGCTGGCGGTGAACCTGCCGATCCTTCTGCTCTACCCGACCGGATGGCGGGAGTTCTTCCGCCTCAACGCCGAACGCCCGGCCGACCCGGACTCCCTCTACAACGCGCTGTCCTACTTCACCGGCTGGCCCGGCTTCGACGGGCCGCTGGCGTCCGGTCAGGCCCCGGTCGTGCTCAACCTCGTCAGCGGGGCGCTGTTCGTGCTGGCCTGCGCCGGCATCGCCTGGCTCGCGCTGGCCGCCCCGGTGCGCCCGCGGCTGGCGCAGCTCTGCTTCCTGGTGGTCGCGGTGTTCCTGCTGACCAACAAGGTGTGGAGCCCGCAGTACTCGCTGTGGCTGGTGCCGCTGGCGGTGCTGGCGATCCCGCGCTGGCGGCTGCTGCTGTCGTGGATGCTCGTCGACGCGCTGGTGTGGGCGCCGCGCATGTACTACTACCTCGGCACCGGCAACAAGGGCCTGCCCGAGGGCTGGTTCCTGGGCGCGGTGGTCCTGCGGGACGCGGTGGTCGTCGCCCTGTGCGTGCTCGTCGTCCGCGAGATCCTCGACCCCGCCCGCGACCGCGTCCGCACCACGCTGGCGTTGCGCGGTAACCGCACCGCGCCCGTCGCCGACGATCCGTGCGGCGGTTTCCTGGACGGTGCGCGGGACCGCTTCACCCTGCCCGGCCTGCGCCACCGAGGCGGCGCCGACCGGGTCCCGGCAGGGCAGCCGTCGTAG
- a CDS encoding transglycosylase domain-containing protein: MNDERDDRDRGRHSRQPNDGRDFGRPDDRSAPPAPQRPGPPQRPGDQARPPQGPPQPPRGQGRPGGPPGRPPAGGPQWPGEPPAGGRGGDQGTRQQRPAPPPGGPAWPEAEPPQERTGAWKPSFDDDDDDSSSLGDRLSGRDQGAGRGGGNGGGGNLDLPTTYSQQPPPPPAGRQGPPPPPGGQRPGQRPPAGGPQGPGGSQGPGAQQGPGGPRPDGQGPAGQGTRRVPPPPGRPPQAPPGEQPTENIPQHPGDRGDATRRGGAAAAGAAGAAALGAAAAGAGAAGAAGAAGSGAAGAAGAAGQAAGGSAPEPKLLTHQESSGGYNYYADEAASGDDAYDYDDPYTADAHDDGYDDYRDGDHADDDPDGDFGDPDDELMAKKARRRTMWRRIRRSCYVAAALMILVPTAVFAYGYFAWPVPNPEATAAKTDQTITLNYANGEVMTRYTPNDGKPRKMIRNLREEVSEPMRNATLAAEDATFYDNPGFDIMGIARSAYFMVSGGGVGGGSTLTQQYIKLDQDLTSKESPYVRKVKEVVLALKMTRERPKDEILMAYLNTAYYGRGAYGIDSAANAYFGKSPKELNAAESAVLAGMVQRPTENDPRYDPVQGQERWEYVIGQMVKNNFVSKAERANMTLPVTLPRDEWRSTRSMSPNQRHVLKQVLAELDKAGYNESTLSRGAFTINTTIDPAAQKAAEEAVAEATKGQRPELRPALVAVDPKTGGVKAYHGGNEAGGFDYADAMQEPGSSFKPFVVAAALEQGKGIGEVYDGSSPRTILGTPFANARGIKCDVPTSCGVREAMTKSVNTVFVQMAADIGTPKVAEAAQQAGIPDKYNGKPSLRSSNGGVDAGIALGMYPVRTIDMASAYGTFANKGTRVKPRFVQSISSSSGTIELHQDWKPEPAFSDDDDESKNIAANVTETLLNVAKEADLGLKGNRPVASKTGTHQYLDTENNSKAWMVGYTPQISAAVSLGANDAEHPVLPIKDISGKPIYGSGVPGDIWQLFMNAYLEGKPVEKFDKAVPIGQYDTLPPPPPPTSAPPTTSAPPTTSAPPTSQTSGSEEPSETQTSGEQPCGWFGCDDEENGGDPNNGGPGNVAPPTREFGG, translated from the coding sequence GTGAACGACGAGCGTGACGACCGCGACCGCGGCCGCCACTCGCGGCAGCCCAATGACGGTCGAGACTTCGGCAGACCCGACGACCGAAGCGCGCCACCGGCTCCGCAACGCCCGGGACCGCCGCAGCGGCCCGGCGACCAGGCTCGCCCGCCGCAGGGTCCGCCGCAACCGCCGCGCGGTCAGGGGCGTCCCGGCGGACCGCCGGGCAGGCCGCCTGCCGGAGGGCCGCAGTGGCCGGGCGAGCCGCCCGCGGGCGGCCGCGGCGGCGACCAGGGCACCCGGCAGCAGCGCCCGGCGCCGCCGCCCGGCGGTCCGGCCTGGCCGGAGGCGGAGCCTCCGCAGGAGCGGACCGGTGCCTGGAAGCCGTCGTTCGACGACGACGATGACGACTCGTCGTCGCTCGGTGACCGCCTGAGCGGCCGCGACCAGGGCGCGGGCCGCGGTGGCGGCAACGGCGGAGGGGGCAACCTCGACCTGCCGACCACCTACTCGCAGCAGCCTCCGCCTCCTCCGGCGGGGCGCCAGGGGCCACCACCTCCGCCCGGCGGGCAGCGTCCCGGCCAGCGGCCTCCGGCCGGCGGCCCGCAGGGCCCGGGTGGTTCCCAGGGGCCCGGGGCGCAGCAGGGGCCCGGCGGTCCGCGTCCGGACGGGCAGGGCCCGGCCGGCCAGGGGACGCGGCGGGTACCGCCGCCGCCCGGACGTCCGCCCCAGGCGCCACCCGGCGAGCAGCCGACCGAGAACATCCCGCAGCATCCTGGCGACCGCGGTGACGCGACCCGGCGTGGTGGCGCCGCAGCGGCGGGCGCCGCGGGCGCTGCTGCCCTGGGGGCGGCGGCCGCGGGCGCCGGTGCGGCAGGTGCCGCCGGTGCCGCGGGCAGCGGTGCGGCCGGCGCGGCCGGTGCCGCGGGGCAGGCCGCCGGAGGGTCGGCGCCGGAGCCAAAGCTGCTCACGCACCAGGAGTCCAGCGGCGGCTACAACTACTACGCGGACGAGGCCGCCTCAGGGGACGACGCCTACGACTACGACGACCCCTACACCGCGGACGCGCACGACGACGGCTACGACGACTACCGGGACGGCGACCATGCCGACGACGACCCCGACGGCGACTTCGGCGACCCGGACGACGAGCTGATGGCCAAGAAGGCGCGCAGGCGCACGATGTGGCGGCGCATCCGGCGGTCCTGCTACGTCGCGGCCGCACTGATGATCCTGGTGCCCACCGCCGTCTTCGCCTACGGCTACTTCGCCTGGCCGGTGCCGAACCCGGAGGCGACCGCCGCGAAGACGGACCAGACGATCACGCTGAACTACGCCAACGGCGAGGTCATGACGCGGTACACGCCGAACGACGGCAAGCCGCGCAAGATGATCCGGAACCTGCGCGAAGAGGTCTCCGAGCCGATGCGCAACGCGACGCTCGCGGCCGAGGACGCCACGTTCTACGACAACCCCGGCTTCGACATCATGGGCATCGCGCGTTCGGCCTACTTCATGGTCAGCGGCGGCGGTGTCGGCGGCGGTTCCACGCTGACCCAGCAGTACATCAAGCTGGACCAGGACCTCACCAGCAAGGAGTCGCCGTACGTCCGCAAGGTGAAGGAGGTCGTGCTCGCCCTGAAGATGACCAGGGAGCGGCCCAAGGACGAGATCCTGATGGCCTACCTGAACACGGCTTACTACGGTCGCGGCGCCTACGGCATCGACTCCGCCGCCAACGCCTACTTCGGCAAGTCGCCGAAGGAGCTCAACGCCGCCGAGTCCGCGGTCCTGGCGGGCATGGTGCAGCGCCCGACCGAGAACGACCCGCGCTACGACCCGGTCCAGGGCCAGGAGCGCTGGGAGTACGTGATCGGCCAGATGGTGAAGAACAACTTCGTCAGCAAGGCCGAGCGGGCGAACATGACGCTGCCGGTGACGCTGCCCCGCGACGAGTGGCGCAGCACCCGGTCGATGTCGCCCAACCAGCGCCACGTCCTCAAGCAGGTGCTGGCCGAGCTGGACAAGGCGGGCTACAACGAGAGCACGCTGTCCCGCGGGGCGTTCACGATCAACACGACCATAGACCCGGCCGCCCAGAAGGCCGCCGAGGAGGCCGTGGCCGAGGCCACCAAGGGCCAGCGGCCCGAGCTCAGGCCCGCGCTGGTCGCGGTGGACCCAAAGACCGGCGGCGTAAAGGCGTACCACGGCGGCAACGAGGCCGGCGGCTTCGACTACGCCGACGCGATGCAGGAGCCGGGCTCGTCGTTCAAGCCGTTCGTCGTGGCGGCCGCTCTGGAGCAGGGCAAGGGCATCGGCGAGGTCTACGACGGCTCGTCGCCGCGGACGATCCTCGGCACACCGTTCGCCAACGCCCGCGGCATCAAGTGCGACGTCCCGACCTCGTGCGGTGTGCGCGAGGCCATGACCAAGTCGGTCAACACCGTCTTCGTCCAGATGGCGGCGGACATCGGCACCCCCAAGGTCGCCGAGGCGGCGCAGCAGGCGGGGATCCCCGACAAGTACAACGGCAAGCCGAGCCTGCGCAGCTCCAACGGCGGTGTCGACGCCGGTATCGCGCTGGGCATGTACCCGGTGCGGACCATAGACATGGCCAGCGCGTACGGGACGTTCGCCAACAAGGGCACGCGGGTCAAGCCCCGGTTCGTGCAGAGCATCAGCAGCTCCTCGGGCACCATCGAGCTGCACCAGGACTGGAAGCCCGAGCCGGCGTTCTCCGACGATGATGACGAGAGCAAGAACATCGCGGCCAACGTCACCGAGACGCTGCTCAACGTGGCCAAGGAAGCCGACCTCGGGCTGAAGGGCAACCGCCCGGTCGCGTCCAAGACCGGTACCCACCAGTACCTGGACACCGAGAACAACTCGAAGGCGTGGATGGTCGGCTACACCCCGCAGATCTCGGCGGCGGTGTCGCTCGGCGCCAACGACGCCGAGCACCCGGTCCTGCCGATCAAGGACATCAGCGGCAAGCCGATCTACGGATCCGGGGTGCCCGGCGACATCTGGCAGCTGTTCATGAACGCCTACCTCGAGGGAAAACCGGTGGAGAAGTTCGACAAGGCCGTCCCGATCGGCCAGTACGACACGCTGCCTCCTCCGCCGCCGCCGACCTCGGCCCCGCCGACCACCTCGGCGCCGCCGACGACCTCGGCCCCGCCGACGTCTCAGACCAGCGGTTCGGAGGAGCCGTCGGAGACCCAGACCTCCGGCGAGCAGCCGTGCGGTTGGTTCGGCTGCGACGACGAGGAGAACGGCGGCGACCCGAATAACGGCGGACCGGGCAACGTGGCGCCGCCGACGCGCGAGTTCGGCGGCTGA
- a CDS encoding DUF5318 domain-containing protein encodes MRTQRQVVDYALQRRSLLAQVHSGRVGVMEVCDAGPYLLRAAKFHGEPSDVTCPVCRKEPLTLVSWVFGDELKHASGSARAPEELARMATMFEEFNVYVVEVCRTCSWNHLVQSYVLGTGGLNNRRSRRKTAAE; translated from the coding sequence GTGCGGACCCAACGGCAGGTGGTGGATTACGCGTTGCAGCGCAGGTCGCTGCTCGCGCAGGTCCACTCTGGCCGCGTCGGGGTGATGGAGGTCTGCGACGCCGGCCCGTACCTGCTGCGGGCCGCGAAGTTCCATGGTGAGCCCAGCGACGTGACCTGCCCGGTGTGCCGCAAGGAACCGCTGACGTTGGTCTCGTGGGTATTCGGCGATGAGCTAAAGCACGCCTCGGGGTCGGCGCGGGCCCCGGAGGAGCTCGCCCGGATGGCGACCATGTTCGAAGAGTTCAACGTCTATGTCGTAGAGGTATGCCGCACATGTAGCTGGAACCACCTGGTGCAGTCGTACGTCCTCGGGACGGGCGGGTTGAACAACCGCCGGTCCCGGCGCAAGACTGCGGCAGAGTGA
- a CDS encoding PadR family transcriptional regulator, which produces MLELAVLGLLHDAPMHGYELRKRLNGLLGAFRAFSCGTLYPTLRRLLRAGLIEEEASGPGNGLGRRARRVYRLTAAGRKRFADLVGDCGPQACDDDAFGVHVAFFSRTPAEVRMRILEARRRRVEERREGLRSVLTGGGLDHYTTALHELGLEHSEHEVRWLNEIIEHERAGSDAGGPLGGRRESRGHDR; this is translated from the coding sequence ATGCTCGAGCTGGCCGTGCTGGGTCTGCTGCATGACGCCCCGATGCACGGTTACGAGTTGCGGAAGCGGCTGAACGGCCTGCTCGGAGCGTTCCGCGCCTTCTCCTGCGGAACGTTGTACCCGACGTTGCGCAGGCTGCTGCGGGCCGGGCTGATCGAGGAGGAGGCGTCCGGACCGGGCAACGGCCTGGGACGGCGCGCCAGGAGGGTGTACCGGCTCACAGCCGCGGGTAGGAAGCGGTTCGCCGACCTGGTCGGGGACTGCGGTCCGCAGGCCTGCGACGACGACGCCTTCGGGGTGCACGTGGCGTTCTTCTCGCGGACGCCTGCCGAGGTCAGGATGCGGATCCTGGAGGCGCGCAGGCGGCGGGTGGAGGAGCGCCGGGAGGGGCTGCGTTCGGTGCTGACCGGTGGTGGGCTGGACCACTACACCACCGCGCTGCACGAGCTCGGCCTGGAGCACAGCGAGCACGAGGTTCGCTGGCTCAACGAGATCATCGAGCACGAACGGGCGGGCTCGGACGCCGGCGGGCCACTGGGAGGCCGGCGGGAATCGCGAGGACACGACAGATGA
- a CDS encoding inositol-3-phosphate synthase: MTKKEGPAMGADRRGAGAVRVAIVGVGNCAASLVQGVHYYADADPDTRVPGLMHVQFGDYHVRDVQFVAAFDVDAKKVGRDLSEAIVASENNTIKIADVPPLGVTVQRGHTYDGLGRFYRETIEESDEEPVDIVRALREAEVDVLVSYLPVGSDEADKFYAQAALDAGVAFVNALPVFIASDPEWAKKFADAGVPIVGDDIKSQVGATITHRVLTKLFEDRGVHLDRTMQLNVGGNMDFLNMKELERLESKKTSKTQSVTSQVQRDLGKRNVHIGPSDYVPWLDDRKWAYIRLEGRAFGDVPLNLEYKLEVWDSPNSAGIIIDAIRAAKIAKDRGIGGPVLSASSYFMKSPPEQYSDSAAYQAVEDFIDRKREN; this comes from the coding sequence ATGACCAAGAAGGAGGGCCCTGCCATGGGCGCAGACCGCCGCGGTGCAGGAGCGGTACGGGTGGCGATCGTCGGGGTCGGCAACTGCGCGGCGTCGCTCGTGCAGGGTGTCCACTACTACGCCGACGCCGACCCGGACACCCGGGTCCCGGGCCTGATGCACGTGCAGTTCGGCGACTACCACGTGCGTGACGTGCAGTTCGTCGCCGCGTTCGACGTCGACGCCAAGAAGGTCGGCCGCGACCTCTCCGAGGCCATCGTCGCCAGCGAGAACAACACCATCAAGATCGCCGACGTGCCGCCGCTGGGCGTGACCGTTCAGCGCGGGCACACCTACGACGGTCTCGGCCGCTTCTACCGGGAGACGATCGAGGAGTCCGACGAGGAGCCGGTCGACATCGTCCGCGCGTTGCGCGAGGCCGAGGTCGACGTGCTGGTGTCCTACCTGCCCGTCGGCTCGGACGAGGCCGACAAGTTCTACGCCCAGGCCGCCCTCGACGCGGGCGTGGCCTTCGTCAACGCGCTGCCGGTGTTCATCGCCTCCGACCCGGAGTGGGCGAAGAAGTTCGCCGACGCCGGGGTGCCGATCGTCGGTGACGACATCAAGTCGCAGGTCGGGGCCACCATCACGCACCGGGTGCTGACCAAGCTGTTCGAGGACCGCGGCGTGCACCTCGACCGCACGATGCAGCTCAACGTCGGCGGCAACATGGACTTCCTCAACATGAAGGAGCTGGAGCGGCTGGAGTCGAAGAAGACCTCCAAGACCCAGTCGGTCACCTCCCAGGTCCAGCGCGACCTCGGCAAGCGCAACGTGCACATCGGCCCGTCGGACTACGTGCCGTGGCTCGACGACCGCAAGTGGGCCTACATCCGGCTGGAGGGCCGCGCCTTCGGCGACGTGCCGCTGAACCTGGAGTACAAGCTCGAGGTCTGGGACTCGCCGAACTCGGCGGGCATCATCATCGACGCCATCCGCGCGGCGAAGATCGCCAAGGACCGCGGCATCGGCGGCCCGGTCCTGTCTGCTTCCTCCTACTTCATGAAGTCGCCGCCGGAGCAGTACTCCGACTCCGCGGCCTACCAGGCCGTCGAGGACTTCATCGACCGCAAGCGCGAGAACTGA
- a CDS encoding sensor domain-containing diguanylate cyclase — protein MSVLDVTTPAQLTPVWDELITGLTVGVLLTDHRGQVLATNDVAAELLQLDRSDVLTGTRPEDWQARDDTGAPMPDWSELAGQVLRAGSPLSTPMVIVRGGRAQSRLWADYHAVRVQGHSRVLMLLQPVQTDVPHSRGLIDPLTGLPGRILLLDRLEQSLVRARLNGTLATLVLVDVHRLAEFNQQHGFERGDELLTTLAARLREGMSDDRTVARYGGDEFAVIAEHPSGTGEEIAEQIRQTAGWPMRIGRRRVRPGLRVSWVTTDGHATVHSVLARAEQQLQR, from the coding sequence ATGAGTGTCCTCGATGTGACCACACCGGCTCAGCTCACGCCGGTCTGGGATGAACTCATCACCGGGCTGACCGTCGGCGTCCTGCTCACCGATCACCGTGGCCAGGTGCTGGCCACCAACGACGTGGCCGCGGAACTGCTGCAGCTAGACAGGTCCGACGTGCTCACCGGGACGCGGCCGGAGGACTGGCAGGCCCGCGACGACACCGGTGCGCCCATGCCGGACTGGTCCGAGCTCGCGGGTCAGGTGCTGCGGGCCGGGTCGCCGCTGTCCACGCCCATGGTGATCGTGCGCGGCGGTCGCGCGCAGAGCCGGCTGTGGGCGGACTACCACGCGGTCCGCGTGCAGGGCCACAGCCGCGTGCTGATGCTGCTGCAACCGGTGCAGACCGACGTGCCGCACAGCCGCGGCCTGATCGACCCGCTTACCGGCCTGCCCGGCCGCATCCTGCTGCTCGACCGGCTCGAGCAGTCGCTCGTGCGCGCGCGGCTCAACGGCACGCTGGCCACGCTGGTGCTGGTCGACGTGCACCGGCTGGCCGAGTTCAACCAGCAGCACGGCTTCGAACGTGGCGACGAACTGCTCACCACGCTCGCGGCACGGCTGCGCGAGGGCATGAGCGACGACCGCACGGTCGCCCGCTACGGCGGCGACGAGTTCGCGGTGATCGCAGAGCACCCCAGCGGCACCGGCGAGGAGATCGCCGAGCAGATCCGCCAGACCGCCGGGTGGCCGATGCGGATCGGGCGCAGGCGCGTGCGCCCGGGCCTGCGCGTGTCTTGGGTCACCACCGACGGTCACGCCACCGTGCACTCCGTGCTCGCCCGAGCCGAACAGCAGTTGCAGCGCTGA
- a CDS encoding glycosyltransferase 87 family protein, with protein sequence MTGAEPAERGLRERLREQRPLLVVIAVAELIAVILVSTINPHDHIDGEVYRLGAKALLAGRDVYGDLPATESGLSLPFIYPPFAAILFAPLALVPKVASTAAIMLVSHLALLVTLYVLLSASTFLVAHRDKVLLVTAAVLPLATVTEPVMETLTYAQINIVLMALVAVDCLWRVDGDRRLPYPRGLLIGIAAGLKLTPAAFLLFLVLRRDGRMIITAALTFVATALLGFAVTFANAREFWTREVFSTSNVSFGPKFTGDATVYAGNQSLRSLLTKLGVPAPTVFFVLLAAVVLALAVAGMVHAIRQRDLPMAVTINGVLALLVSPISWSHHWVWAIPALLLLAGGAFTRRDWALLLATTLAAGFFTLGPHWKVPQGQGKELRWNFFEHLIGNSYVYFGLAFLVYCAALWWRGRRGAAAVQPQASATPVG encoded by the coding sequence GTGACTGGAGCCGAACCCGCCGAGCGCGGCCTGCGAGAGCGGTTGCGCGAGCAGCGCCCACTGCTGGTGGTGATCGCGGTCGCCGAGCTGATCGCCGTGATCCTGGTGTCCACCATCAACCCGCACGACCACATCGACGGCGAGGTGTACCGGCTGGGCGCGAAGGCGCTGCTGGCGGGCCGGGACGTCTACGGCGACCTGCCTGCCACCGAGTCCGGGCTGAGCCTGCCGTTCATCTACCCGCCGTTCGCCGCGATCCTGTTCGCGCCGCTGGCGCTGGTCCCCAAGGTCGCCTCGACGGCGGCGATCATGCTGGTCAGCCACCTCGCGCTGCTGGTCACGCTGTACGTGCTGCTGAGCGCGTCGACGTTCCTGGTCGCCCACCGGGACAAGGTGCTGCTGGTGACCGCGGCGGTGCTGCCGCTGGCCACCGTCACCGAGCCGGTGATGGAGACGCTCACCTACGCCCAGATCAACATCGTGCTGATGGCGCTGGTGGCCGTCGACTGCCTGTGGCGGGTGGACGGCGATCGCAGGCTGCCCTACCCGCGCGGGCTGCTGATCGGCATCGCCGCCGGGCTGAAGCTGACCCCGGCGGCGTTCCTGCTGTTCCTCGTCCTGCGGCGGGACGGCCGCATGATCATCACCGCGGCCCTGACGTTCGTGGCGACCGCGCTGCTGGGCTTCGCGGTGACCTTCGCCAACGCGCGCGAGTTCTGGACGCGCGAGGTGTTCTCCACCAGCAACGTCTCGTTCGGCCCCAAGTTCACCGGTGACGCCACGGTCTACGCGGGCAACCAGTCGCTGCGCTCACTGCTGACCAAGCTGGGGGTGCCTGCGCCGACGGTGTTCTTCGTGCTGCTCGCCGCGGTGGTGCTGGCGCTGGCGGTGGCCGGGATGGTGCATGCGATCCGCCAGCGCGACCTGCCGATGGCGGTGACGATCAACGGGGTGCTGGCGCTGCTGGTGTCGCCGATCTCCTGGTCGCACCACTGGGTGTGGGCGATCCCGGCGCTGCTGCTGCTGGCGGGCGGCGCCTTCACCCGGCGGGACTGGGCACTGCTGCTGGCCACGACGCTCGCGGCCGGGTTCTTCACCCTCGGCCCGCACTGGAAGGTGCCGCAGGGCCAGGGCAAGGAGCTGCGCTGGAACTTCTTCGAGCACCTGATCGGCAACTCATACGTCTACTTCGGCCTGGCGTTCCTGGTCTACTGCGCCGCGCTCTGGTGGCGGGGCCGGCGCGGCGCGGCGGCCGTGCAGCCGCAGGCGAGTGCGACACCGGTGGGCTGA